The following are encoded together in the Chiroxiphia lanceolata isolate bChiLan1 chromosome 8, bChiLan1.pri, whole genome shotgun sequence genome:
- the ABCC2 gene encoding canalicular multispecific organic anion transporter 1, whose protein sequence is MSAALEEFCGSVFWNDSYLARPDADLPVCFQQTVLVWVPLGFLWVLAPWQLLPMCKSRAKKSSVTKLYIIKQMLAALLVVAAVAELALAFVEDTEQDTVPAVKYTNPSLYIATWLLVLLVHEARRFCLRRDSGVLFCFWILSLLCGILPFQSLVRRALQEPISDLPRFILFFISYGLQLLIFLVSGFSDVAPETKEIRKKNPEVTASFLSSITFEWYSSVVLKGYRKPLEMEDVWELKDKDRIQALHIAFEKNMKTAIRKAQAELEKRKRKKRHQKGDPDHGNNMTKAQSQDVLVLEEKQPKKKKKKKGDKSPPEDYARGWLMKTLGKTFRQNLMLAVAFKLVHDALVFVSPQLLKLLIAFVSDEEAFAWQGYLYAILLFLTAVVQSICLQQHFTLCFQLGINVRASLIAAIYKKSLTMSNATRKESTVGETVNLMSADAQRFMDMANFVHQLWSSPLQIILSIVFLWGELGASVLAGLAVMVLLIPINAFLVAKAKTIQVRNMKNKDERMKIMTEILNGIKILKLFAWEPSFEKRVNDIRGLELKDLLKFSYLQSVSVFVFTCAPFLVSLASFAVYVMVDENNILDAQKAFTAISLFNVLRFPMAMLPMVLSSLVQTNVSTARLERYLSGENLDTSAIQHNPIPGNAVRFSEATFSWEQDGSAAIRDVTLDIAPGSLVAVVGAVGSGKSSLVSAMLGEMENIKGHINIQGSLAYVPQQAWIQNATLKDNILFGSELDEARYQQVLKACALLPDLKLLPAGDQTEIGEKGINLSGGQKQRVSLARAVYSNADIYVLDDPLSAVDAHVGKYLFKHVLGPKGLLQKKTRILVTHSISFLPQVDNIVVLAAGTVTEHGSYSNLLANKGAFAQFLNLYGSQEEDVSEKNNTAVGLAGDGEQSDEDLEPCVEEGPEDVVTMTLKREASIHRRQLSRSLSKRSTSSWKKAQEEPPKKVKGQQLIEKEAVETGRVKFSMYLRYLRAVGLCYSFWVAMGYVAEYAAYVGTNLWLSAWTDDAQRYLNQTYPTAQRDLRIGVFGALGVSQAVFLLFATMLSARGATRASRVLHRQLLSNILHVPMSFFDTTPIGRIVNRFAKDIFTVDETIPTSFRTWLSCFMGIISTLITICLATPYFALIIIPLSIFYYFVLRFYISTSRQLRRLDSVTRSPIYSHFGETVSGLSVIRAYGHQERFMQHNETIMDINQKSVYSWIISNRWLAIRLEFVGSLVVFFSALLAVISKSTLEGGIVGLSVSSALSVTQTLNWLVRTSSELETNIVAVERIHEYMKVKNEAPWVTGKRPPRGWPSKGEIQFIDYKVRYRPELDLVLQGITCNIGSTEKVGVVGRTGAGKSSLTNCLFRVLEAAGGKILIDELDIATIGLHDLRKNLTIIPQDPVLFTGTLRMNLDPFDEYSDEEVWKALELAHLKTYVQDRPEGLLHLVSEGGENLSVGQRQLVCLARALLRKAKILILDEATAAVDLETDHLIQTTIRSEFSDCTVLTIAHRLHTIMDSNRVMVLQAGQIVEFDSPEELLQKQGIFSMMAKDAGITNTESTTL, encoded by the exons ATGTCAGCAGCCCTGGAGGAGTTCTGCGGCTCCGTCTTCTGG AACGATTCTTACCTTGCTCGTCCAGATGCCGACCTGCCTGTGTGCTTCCAGCAGACTGTGCTGGTCTGGGTTCCCCTTGGCTTCCTCTGGGTTTTGGCTCCATGGCAGCTCTTGCCCATGTGCAAATCCAGAGCCAAGAAATCATCTGTGACCAAACTCTACATCATCAAGCAG ATGCTGGCTGCTTTGCTGGTGGTGGCGGCAGTGGCAGAGTTGGCCCTGGCATTTGTAGAGGACACAGAGCAAGACACCGTGCCAGCTGTCAAGTACACGAACCCCAGCCTGTACATCGCCACCTGG ctcctggtcctgctggtccaTGAGGCACGACGCTTCTGCTTGCGCAGAGACTCGGGggtgcttttctgcttctggatactgtccctgctctgtgggaTATTGCCGTTCCAGTCACTTGTCCGGAGAGCCCTGCAG GAACCAATCTCCGACCTGCCACGGTTTATCCTCTTCTTCATCTCCTATGGGCTCCAGCTGCTCATCTTCCTTGTCTCGGGCTTCTCAGATGTTGCCccagaaacaaaggaaatcaGGAAGAAG AACCCAGAGGTGACAGCCTCCTTCCTGAGCTCCATCACCTTTGAATGGTACAGCAG CGTTGTTCTCAAGGGCTATCGCAAGCCTTTGGAGATGGAGGATGTCTGGGAATTGAAAGATAAAGACAGGATACAGGCACTTCACATTGCTTTTGAGAAGAACATGAAGACTGCCATACGGAAGGCCCAAGCTGAACTGGAGAAACGGAAACGCAAGAAAAGACACCAGAAAGGTGACCCAGACCATGGAAACAATATGACCAAGGCCCAGAGCCAAGACGTCCTGGTGCTG gaggagaagcagccgaagaagaagaagaagaagaagggagaCAAATCCCCTCCTGAGGATTACGCCAGGGGTTGGTTGATGAAAACACTGGGCAAGACCTTCCGGCAGAACCTCATGCTAGCAGTGGCATTCAAGCTGGTGCATGATGCACTTGTGTTTGTCAGCCCCCAGCTGCTGAA GCTGCTGATTGCCTTTGTGTCGGATGAGGAGGCTTTCGCCTGGCAAGGCTATTTATATGCCATCCTGCTCTTCCTGACAGCGGTGGTCCAGTCcatctgcctgcagcagcacttcACCTTGTGCTTTCAGCTTGGCATAAATGTGCGTGCCAGCCTCATCGCTGCCATTTACAAGAAG tcaCTCACCATGTCCAATGCCACCCGCAAGGAGTCCACAGTGGGAGAGACTGTGAATCTGATGTCAGCTGATGCCCAGAGGTTCATGGACATGGCCAACTTTGTTCACCAGCTGTGGTCATCTCCCCTGCAAATTATCCTGTCCATTGTCTTCCTCTGGGGAGAGCTGGGCGCCTCTGTCTTGGCCGGCCTTGCAGTCATGGTACTGCTCATCCCCATAAATGCGTTCCTGGTTGCCAAGGCCAAAACCATTCAG GTGAGGAACATGAAGAACAAGGATGAACGAATGAAAATAATGACTGAAATCCTCAATGGAATCAAG ATCCTGAAGCTTTTTGCCTGGGAACCCTCATTTGAGAAGCGAGTTAACGACATACGGGGACTTGAGCTCAAGGACTTGCTGAAATTCAGTTACCTGCAGTCAGTCTCTGTCTTTGTGTTCACGTGTGCCCCCTTCCTG GTCTCCTTGGCCAGTTTTGCCGTCTATGTGATGGTGGATGAGAACAACATCCTGGATGCACAGAAGGCCTTTACTGCTATTTCCCTTTTTAACGTCCTGCGTTTCCCCATGGCCATGCTGCCCATGGTCCTCTCTTCACTAGTGCAG ACCAATGTGTCGACTGCAAGGCTGGAACGCTACCTGAGCGGAGAAAACCTGGACACCTCAGCTATCCAGCACAATCCCATTCCAG GCAACGCTGTGCGTTTCTCGGAGGCCACCTTTTCCTGGGAGCAGGACGGCAGTGCTGCGATAAGAGA TGTCACCCTGGACATTGCACCTGGGAGCCTGGTGGCCGTGGTGGGGGCTGTGGGCTCAGGCAAATCTTCACTGGTGTCAGCTATGCTTGGGGAGATGGAGAATATCAAGGGACACATCAACATCCAG GGCTCCCTGGCCTATGTCCCCCAGCAGGCCTGGATCCAGAATGCCACCCTGAAAGACAACATCCTTTTTGGGTCAGAACTGGATGAAGCCCGGTATCAGCAGGTCCTTAAGGCTTGTGCCCTCCTTCCAGACCTGAAATTGCTGCCTGCGGGCGACCAGACAGAGATTGGAGAGAAG GGTATCAACCTGAGTGGGGGTCAGAAGCAGCGAGTGAGCCTGGCCCGGGCAGTGTACAGCAATGCAGACATCTACGTGCTGGATGACCCGCTGTCTGCCGTGGATGCTCACGTTGGCAAGTACCTCTTCAAGCACGTGCTGGGCCCAAAAGGGCTGCTGCAAAAGAAG ACACGGATCTTGGTGACACACAGTATCAGCTTCCTGCCCCAGGTCGACAACATcgtggtgctggcagcaggaacagtgaCTGAGCATGGCTCCTACAGCAACCTGCTGGCAAACAAGGGGGCCTTTGCCCAATTCCTGAACTTGTATGGCAGTCAGGAGGAGgatgtttcagagaaaaataacacag CTGTTGGTTTagctggggatggagagcagagtgaTGAAGACCTTGAGCCTTGCGTGGAGGAGGGCCCTGAAGATGTGGTGACTATGACACTGAAGCGAGAGGCCAGCATCCATCGGAGACAATTGAGTCGCAG CCTTAGTAAAAGGAGCACCAGTTCCTGGAAGAAGGCCCAGGAGGAGCCCCCAAAGAAAGTGAAGGGACAGCAACTGATCGAGAAAGAAGCTGTGGAAACTGGCAGG GTAAAGTTCTCCATGTACCTGCGGTACCTGCGTGCTGTTGGCTTGTGCTATTCCTTCTGGGTTGCCATGGGCTACGTTGCAGAGTACGCTGCCTATGTGGGGACCAACCTGTGGCTCAGTGCCTGGACAGACGATGCGCAGCGCTACCTGAACCAGACCTATCCCACGGCGCAGCGAGACCTGCGGATCGGTGTCTTTGGGGCACTTGGGGTGTCACAAG CTGTCTTCCTGCTCTTTGCCACCATGCTGTCTGCTCGGGGTGCCACACGAGCCTCACGGGTTCTGCATCGGCAGCTGCTCAGCAACATCCTGCACGTGCCCATGAGCTTCTTTGACACGACCCCAATTGGCCGCATTGTGAATAGGTTTGCCAAG GACATCTTCACAGTAGATGAGACCATTCCCACGTCCTTCCGCACCTGGCTCTCCTGTTTCATGGGCATCATTAGCACATTGATCACGATCTGCCTGGCCACTCCATACTTCGCTCTCATTATTATTCCTTTGAGCATCTTCTACTATTTTGTGCTG CGCTTCTATATCTCCACATCACGCCAGCTAAGGCGTCTGGACTCTGTCACCAGGTCTCCTATTTACTCCCACTTCGGTGAGACAGTGTCAGGCCTTTCCGTGATCCGGGCCTATGGACACCAAGAACGGTTCATGCAGCATAATGAGACCATCATGGACATAAATCAGAAAAGTGTTTATTCCTGGATAATCTCAAATAG GTGGCTGGCCATCCGTCTGGAGTTCGTTGGGAGCCTGGTGGTCTTCTTCTCTGCGCTTCTAGCAGTGATTTCGAAGAGCACTTTGGAGGGCGGCATCGTGGGTCTTTCTGTGTCCTCTGCTCTCAGT GTGACCCAGACACTGAATTGGCTGGTGAGGACATCTTCGGAGTTGGAGACAAACATCGTGGCTGTGGAGAGGATACATGAGTACATGAAGGTGAAGAATGAG GCTCCATGGGTGACAGGAAAGCGTCCACCACGTGGCTGGCCCAGCAAAGGCGAGATCCAGTTCATTGACTACAAAGTTCGTTACAGACCTGAACTGGACCTGGTTCTTCAGGGGATCACCTGCAATATTGGGAGCACTGAGAAG GTCGGGGTTGTGGGCCGGACCGGGGCTGGAAAATCCTCCCTCACCAACTGCCTCTTCCGagtgctggaggctgctggaggGAAGATCCTCATCGATGAGTTGGACATAGCAACGATTGGCCTCCATGACCTGCGCAAGAACCTCACCATCATACCCCAG GACCCTGTGCTCTTTACTGGAACCCTGCGGATGAACCTGGATCCCTTTGACGAGTACTCAGACGAGGAGGTCTGGAAGGCCCTCGAGCTGGCTCATCTGAAGACATATGTGCAAGACCGTCCCGAGGGACTGCTGCATCTCGTGAGCGAGGGAGGGGAGAACCTGAG TGttgggcagaggcagctggtgTGCCTGGCCCGGGCCCTTCTCCGCAAAGCCAAGATCCTCATCCTGGATGAAGCAACAGCAGCTGTAGATCTGGAAACTGATCATTTAATCCAGACAACAATCCGGAGCGAGTTTTCTGACTGCACTGTCCTTACTATCGCCCACCGCCTCCACACCATCATGGACAGCAACAG GGTGAtggtgctgcaggctgggcagaTTGTGGAATTTGACAGCCCCGAGGAGCTGCTCCAGAAGCAGGGCATCTTCTCCATGATGGCAAAGGATGCTGGCATCACCAATACCGAAAGTACCACCCTGTAG